In Gallaecimonas xiamenensis 3-C-1, the following proteins share a genomic window:
- a CDS encoding acetyl-CoA hydrolase/transferase C-terminal domain-containing protein, protein MSPTLIDRITDTLGNHWVVGTPLGVGKANRLLNQLYLHAKANPHIQLTLITALSLNPPVGRSELEERFLSPLRRRIWGQYPVLAYQQDRDAGTLPANVRVLEFYARSGSLLHHPQAQQDYISSNYTHAGRDILDRGINLLVQAVAKDDNTGRYSLGSNPDLSLDVAEALAQSDRPSLVIGEVNRQMPFMGNDAEVGEDFFDLVVDDGDPGYPLFATPQEPIAQADYAIGLRASALVDDGGTLQVGIGALADAAVQGLRLRQQQNGPYRQMLGALGEPSEVAPMTQGLYVASELISHPVLTLFDEGLICRQVFEDEGLQQLINDKVLASPLAEDSISRLRAQGALPRHLEQRHCDWLHRHGFLTLDWQPQGLMLAGQALTNDLDQPQVLAALDKAAAGNVLKGGIAMHGAFFVGPSVFYERLRTMDPAQKALIGMTSVLEVNRIYTHYHLERLQRQKARFINITMKATLLGHAVSDQLADGQVVSGVGGQYNFVAMAHQLPGARSVLLVKATRGSGKALESNIVWEYPHSTIPRHLRDIFVSEYGIADLRGKTDSECIDAMVKIADSRFQDALIGKAKAAGKLPKDYQLPEQYRHNLPQVLDAKLAPFSQWLAPLPFGSELTDFELELAGRLGALKKSASSLSGKLALLWQCLGARSSAKGLAALKHLDLSEPKDLKGRFFRRLVLSLFH, encoded by the coding sequence CTTGGGGTCGGCAAAGCCAACCGGCTGCTCAACCAGCTCTACCTGCATGCCAAGGCCAACCCCCATATCCAACTGACCCTGATAACGGCCCTGTCCTTGAATCCCCCTGTGGGCAGGAGTGAGCTGGAAGAGCGGTTCCTGTCTCCTCTTCGCCGGCGGATTTGGGGCCAATACCCGGTGCTGGCCTACCAGCAGGATCGGGATGCTGGCACCCTGCCCGCCAACGTCAGGGTACTGGAGTTCTACGCCCGCTCCGGCAGCCTGCTCCACCACCCCCAGGCCCAGCAGGATTACATTTCCAGCAACTACACCCACGCCGGGCGCGACATCCTGGACAGGGGCATTAACCTGCTGGTGCAGGCCGTGGCCAAGGACGACAACACCGGGCGCTACAGCTTGGGGTCCAACCCTGATCTGAGCCTGGACGTGGCCGAAGCCCTGGCCCAAAGCGACAGGCCCAGCCTGGTGATAGGGGAAGTGAACCGGCAGATGCCCTTTATGGGCAACGACGCCGAAGTGGGGGAAGACTTTTTCGACCTTGTCGTCGATGACGGCGACCCGGGTTACCCCCTCTTTGCCACCCCTCAGGAGCCCATAGCCCAGGCCGACTACGCCATTGGCCTGCGGGCCAGTGCCTTGGTGGACGACGGCGGTACCTTGCAGGTGGGCATTGGCGCCCTGGCCGACGCCGCCGTGCAGGGGCTGAGGCTGCGCCAACAGCAAAACGGCCCCTACCGGCAGATGCTGGGGGCCCTGGGGGAGCCCAGCGAGGTGGCCCCTATGACCCAGGGTCTCTATGTGGCCAGCGAGCTAATCTCCCACCCGGTACTGACCCTCTTTGACGAAGGCCTTATCTGTCGCCAGGTGTTTGAGGATGAAGGGCTGCAGCAGCTTATCAACGACAAGGTACTGGCCAGCCCCCTGGCCGAGGACAGCATCAGCCGCCTAAGGGCTCAAGGCGCCCTGCCCCGCCACCTGGAGCAGCGCCACTGCGACTGGTTGCACCGCCACGGTTTTTTGACCCTTGATTGGCAGCCCCAGGGCCTGATGCTGGCCGGCCAAGCCCTTACCAACGACCTGGACCAGCCCCAGGTGCTGGCAGCCTTGGATAAGGCCGCCGCCGGGAATGTCCTCAAGGGCGGCATTGCCATGCACGGTGCCTTTTTTGTCGGGCCTTCGGTTTTTTATGAGCGCCTTCGCACCATGGACCCGGCGCAAAAGGCCCTGATTGGCATGACCAGCGTGCTGGAGGTCAACCGGATCTACACCCATTACCACCTGGAAAGGCTGCAACGGCAAAAGGCCCGCTTTATCAACATCACCATGAAGGCCACCCTACTGGGCCACGCGGTGTCTGACCAACTGGCCGATGGCCAGGTGGTGAGCGGGGTGGGCGGCCAATACAACTTTGTGGCCATGGCCCATCAATTGCCCGGCGCCCGCTCGGTGCTGCTGGTCAAGGCCACTCGGGGCAGCGGCAAGGCGCTGGAGTCCAACATCGTCTGGGAATATCCCCACAGCACCATTCCCCGCCATCTGCGGGACATTTTCGTGTCCGAGTACGGCATTGCCGATCTGAGGGGAAAAACCGACAGCGAATGCATCGACGCCATGGTCAAAATTGCCGACAGCCGCTTTCAAGACGCCCTGATCGGCAAAGCCAAGGCCGCCGGCAAGCTGCCAAAGGACTACCAGTTACCCGAGCAATACCGCCATAACCTGCCCCAGGTCCTTGACGCCAAGCTGGCCCCCTTTAGCCAATGGCTGGCTCCCCTGCCCTTTGGCAGCGAGCTGACCGACTTTGAGCTGGAACTGGCCGGCCGCCTTGGCGCCCTGAAAAAAAGCGCCAGCTCCCTCTCGGGTAAGCTGGCGCTGTTGTGGCAATGCCTTGGGGCCAGGTCCTCGGCCAAGGGCCTAGCGGCCCTTAAGCACTTGGACCTTAGCGAGCCCAAAGACCTTAAAGGGCGTTTTTTTCGCCGGCTGGTGCTGAGCCTTTTTCACTGA